From one Musa acuminata AAA Group cultivar baxijiao chromosome BXJ2-6, Cavendish_Baxijiao_AAA, whole genome shotgun sequence genomic stretch:
- the LOC135615004 gene encoding putative 12-oxophytodienoate reductase 11 codes for MAAPTYPLLTPHKMGKFHLSHRIVLAPLTRSRSYGNVPQPHAVLYYSQRTTTGGLLISEAACVSDTGRGYPHTPGIWTKEHVEAWKPIVDAVHAKGGIFFCQLWHTGRVSNTGYQPNGQAPISCTDKPVNSGLLLEDEPDEKFTVPRRLRTDEIPRVVDDFRNAARNAIEAGFDGVEIHGAHGYLIDQFLKDSVNDRTDEYGGSLEKRCRFALEVVEAVVDEIGAERVGLRLSPFADYHGCWDSDPEVSGLYLVHQINKHGLLYLHMVEPRMSIVEGRRQIPHRLLPMRRAFKGTFIAVGGYDREEGNKVVAEGYTDLVAYGRLFISNPDLPRRFELDAPLNGYNRLTFYTSDPVEGYTDYPFLEPSA; via the exons AATTGTGTTGGCACCATTAACAAGATCAAGATCCTATGGCAATGTCCCCCAACCACATGCTGTCTTATACTACTCCCAGAGAACCACGACTGGTGGCCTTCTGATCAGTGAAGCCGCTTGCGTCTCAGACACTGGTCGAGG GTACCCCCACACGCCTGGCATATGGACGAAGGAGCATGTGGAGGCATGGAAGCCGATCGTGGATGCCGTGCATGCCAAGGGCGGGATCTTCTTCTGCCAGCTCTGGCACACTGGCAGGGTCTCCAACACTG GGTATCAGCCCAATGGACAAGCTCCCATCTCCTGCACCGACAAGCCGGTGAACTCCGGCTTGCTGCTTGAAGATGAACCCGACGAGAAGTTCACTGTTCCCAGGCGATTACGAACGGATGAGATCCCTCGCGTTGTGGATGATTTCAGAAACGCTGCAAGGAATGCCATCGAAGCTG GTTTCGACGGAGTGGAGATCCACGGAGCGCATGGATACCTCATCGACCAGTTCCTGAAAGATAGCGTCAACGACCGGACGGACGAATACGGTGGGAGCTTGGAGAAGCGCTGCCGGTTTGCTTTGGAGGTGGTGGAGGCCGTCGTCGACGAGATCGGAGCTGAGCGAGTGGGGTTACGCCTGTCGCCCTTTGCAGACTACCACGGTTGCTGGGACTCCGACCCTGAGGTTTCGGGGCTCTACCTCGTCCACCAGATCAACAAGCATGGCCTTCTCTACTTGCATATGGTGGAGCCGAGGATGTCCATTGTGGAAGGCAGGCGCCAAATCCCCCACCGGCTTCTGCCGATGAGGAGAGCTTTCAAGGGAACCTTCATCGCTGTCGGCGGATACGACCGTGAGGAAGGCAACAAAGTGGTGGCGGAGGGCTACACGGATCTGGTGGCTTATGGTCGCCTCTTCATCTCCAACCCCGACTTGCCGAGGAGGTTCGAGCTCGACGCGCCTCTGAACGGGTATAACAGGCTCACCTTCTATACTTCTGATCCAGTGGAGGGGTACACAGATTACCCATTTCTTGAGCCTTCGGCCTGA
- the LOC103988051 gene encoding ras-related protein RIC1, with translation MLPPWEECETPERTREKLDAILPLRLPILLSELQFIVDRRTSVGFYPQSIDMNNEYDYLFKLLLIGDSSVGKSCLLIRFADDSYVDSYISTIGVDFKIRTVELDGKTIKLQIWDTAGQERFRTITSSYYRGAHGIIIVYDITEMESFNNIKQWLSEIDRYASDSVCKLLVGNKCDLVEDRVVETEKAKAFADSLGIPFIETSAKDSINVEKAFLTMCAEIKKRMGNQHTADTKPTTVQMKGQPIEQKSSCCS, from the exons ATGCTTCCTCCTTGGGAAGAGTGCGAGACGCCGGAAAGAACCCGAGAAAAGCTAGACGCCATTTTACCTTTGCGCCTTCCCATCCTGCTATCTGAGCTCCAATTCATCGTCGATCGCAGAACAAGTGTTGGCTTCTATCCCCAATCCATCGATATGAACAACGAATA CGATTACCTCTTCAAGCTCCTCTTGATCGGGGATTCCTCGGTCGGGAAGTCATGTCTTCTCATCAGATTCGCG GATGATTCGTACGTTGATAGCTACATCAGCACCATTGGTGTTGATTTC AAAATTCGTACTGTGGAACTGGATGGAAAGACAATTAAGCTGCAAATT TGGGATACAGCAGGACAGGAACGGTTCAGGACCATAACCAGCAGTTATTACCGTGGAGCACATGGGATCATT ATTGTTTATGACATTACAGAGATGGAAAGTTTCAACAATATCAAGCAGTGGCTAAGTGAGATTGACAGATATGCTAGTGACAGTGTGTGCAAGCTTCTTGTTGGAAACAAATGTGATTTGGTTGAGGACAGAGTTGTGGAAACTGAAAAGGCAAAG GCATTTGCTGATTCACTTGGTATTCCTTTCATTGAGACGAGTGCAAAGGATTCAATCAACGTGGAGAAAGCTTTCTTAACCATGTGCGCTGAAATTAAGAAAAG AATGGGAAACCAACACACTGCAGATACCAAACCTACCACTGTTCAGATGAAGGGTCAACCCATTGAGCAGAAGAGCAGCTGTTGCAGTTAA